Proteins from a genomic interval of Lysobacter arenosi:
- a CDS encoding ribonucleoside-diphosphate reductase subunit alpha: MTVTKRNGRRDPVDLNKIVRAVTRNCEGLFSVDPMRVATRTISGLYDGATTRELDELSIRTAALLTAEEPEYGRLAARLLAGVIEKEVAGIEIHAFSQSVQRGFDLGLINERLLTFVQANARKLNDAIDPSLNQRFDYFGLRTLYDRYLLRHPTARTVIETPQQFFLRIACALSEDVSDALALYRRMAQLDYIPSSPTLFNSGTTHEQLSSCFLLDSPEDSLESIYKRYMDVAKLSKFSGGIGLSYTRIRSRGSLIRSTNGLSNGIVPWLKTLDASVAAVNQGGKRKGAACVYLEPWHADVEEFLELRDNTGDEARRTHNLNLANWIPDEFMRRVEADGDWSLFDPARVPQLTDLWGEAFDRAYHAAEVAGLAARTVKARELYSRMVRTLAQTGNGWMNFKDKSNRACNQTLREGNVVHLSNLCTEILEVTSQDETAVCNLGSINLSHHVELFAEGPVHGEDGRFDFEKLAETVRLAVRQLDRVIDLNFYPIETARRANLKWRPVGLGVMGLQDVFFKLRMPFDSDQARALSKQIAEAVYFHALSASNELAMERGRHPSFADTRASQGELQFEAWGVTPSDAHGWDSLRARIAEHGLRNSLLIAIAPTATIASIAGCYECIEPQVSNLFKRETLSGDFLVVNRYLAEELKTLGLWTPELRDRIKMAEGSIQGITQIPESLRAVYRTAWELPMRSLIDMAADRGAFIDQSQSLNLFIESPNIGQLSSMYMYAWKKGLKTTYYLRSRPATKIAKATVSGVAEAAKPEYSAVEAVACSLENPESCEACQ, from the coding sequence ATGACGGTGACCAAGCGCAACGGCCGCCGCGACCCGGTCGACCTCAACAAGATCGTGCGCGCGGTGACGCGCAACTGCGAAGGCCTGTTCTCCGTAGATCCGATGCGCGTTGCCACGCGCACCATCTCCGGCCTGTATGACGGCGCGACCACGCGCGAGCTCGACGAACTGTCGATCCGCACCGCCGCCCTGCTCACTGCCGAAGAACCCGAATACGGCCGCCTCGCCGCGCGCCTGCTCGCCGGCGTGATCGAGAAGGAAGTCGCCGGCATCGAGATCCACGCGTTCTCGCAGTCGGTGCAGCGCGGCTTCGACCTAGGCCTGATCAACGAGCGCCTGCTGACCTTCGTCCAGGCCAACGCGCGCAAGCTCAACGACGCGATCGACCCGAGCCTCAACCAGCGCTTCGACTACTTCGGCCTGCGCACGCTCTACGACCGCTACCTGCTGCGCCACCCGACCGCGCGCACGGTGATCGAGACGCCGCAGCAGTTCTTCCTGCGCATCGCCTGCGCACTGAGCGAGGATGTCAGCGACGCGCTGGCGCTGTACCGGCGCATGGCGCAGCTGGATTACATCCCCAGCTCGCCGACGCTGTTCAATTCCGGCACCACGCACGAGCAGCTGTCGAGCTGCTTCCTGCTCGACTCGCCGGAAGACTCGCTGGAAAGCATCTACAAGCGCTACATGGACGTGGCCAAGCTGAGCAAGTTCAGCGGTGGCATCGGCCTGAGCTACACCCGCATCCGTTCGCGCGGCTCGCTGATCCGCTCGACCAACGGCCTGAGCAACGGCATCGTGCCGTGGCTGAAGACACTCGACGCCTCGGTCGCCGCGGTCAATCAGGGCGGCAAGCGCAAGGGCGCGGCCTGCGTGTACCTGGAGCCGTGGCACGCCGACGTTGAGGAGTTCCTGGAACTGCGCGACAACACCGGTGACGAGGCGCGGCGCACGCACAACCTCAACCTGGCCAACTGGATTCCCGACGAGTTCATGCGCCGGGTCGAGGCCGACGGCGACTGGTCGCTGTTCGACCCGGCCAGGGTGCCGCAGCTGACCGACCTGTGGGGCGAGGCCTTCGACCGCGCCTACCACGCCGCCGAAGTGGCCGGCCTTGCGGCGCGCACCGTCAAGGCACGCGAGCTGTACAGCCGCATGGTGCGCACGCTGGCGCAGACCGGCAACGGCTGGATGAACTTCAAGGACAAGTCCAACCGCGCCTGCAACCAGACCCTGCGCGAAGGCAACGTGGTGCACCTGTCGAACCTGTGCACGGAGATCCTGGAAGTCACCTCACAGGACGAGACCGCGGTGTGCAACCTGGGCTCGATCAACCTCTCCCACCACGTCGAGCTGTTCGCCGAGGGTCCGGTGCACGGTGAGGACGGTCGCTTCGACTTCGAGAAGCTCGCCGAGACCGTGCGCCTGGCCGTGCGCCAGCTCGACCGCGTGATCGACCTGAACTTCTACCCGATCGAGACCGCCCGCCGCGCCAACCTCAAGTGGCGCCCGGTCGGCCTGGGCGTGATGGGCCTGCAGGACGTGTTCTTCAAACTGCGCATGCCGTTCGACTCCGACCAGGCGCGCGCACTGTCGAAGCAGATCGCCGAGGCGGTGTACTTCCATGCACTGTCGGCTTCCAACGAGCTGGCGATGGAACGCGGCCGCCATCCGTCCTTCGCCGACACGCGCGCCTCGCAGGGCGAGCTGCAGTTCGAAGCCTGGGGCGTGACGCCGTCCGACGCCCACGGCTGGGACAGCCTGCGTGCCCGCATCGCCGAGCACGGCCTGCGCAACTCGCTGCTGATCGCGATCGCGCCGACGGCGACCATCGCCTCCATCGCCGGCTGCTACGAGTGCATCGAGCCGCAGGTGTCGAACCTGTTCAAGCGCGAGACGCTGTCGGGCGACTTCCTCGTGGTCAACCGCTACCTCGCCGAAGAACTCAAGACGCTGGGCCTGTGGACGCCGGAACTGCGCGACCGCATCAAGATGGCCGAAGGCTCGATCCAGGGCATCACGCAGATTCCCGAGTCGCTGCGCGCGGTCTATCGCACCGCGTGGGAACTGCCGATGCGCTCGCTGATCGACATGGCCGCCGACCGCGGCGCCTTCATCGACCAGAGCCAGTCGCTGAACCTGTTCATCGAGAGCCCGAACATCGGCCAGCTGTCGTCGATGTACATGTACGCGTGGAAGAAGGGGCTGAAGACCACTTACTACCTGCGCTCGCGTCCGGCGACGAAGATCGCCAAGGCCACCGTCAGCGGCGTCGCCGAAGCGGCCAAGCCGGAGTACAGCGCGGTGGAAGCCGTGGCGTGCTCGCTCGAGAACCCGGAAAGCTGCGAGGCCTGCCAGTAG
- a CDS encoding class I fructose-bisphosphate aldolase, with amino-acid sequence MSIEQLAETAQAMVAPGKGIIAIDESTSTIAKRFAGVGIENTEENRRAYRELLLATPKLNDYISGAILFDETIRQSTKSGIPFAQYMSDNGMIPGIKVDKGTHALAGFPGEVVTEGLDGLRARLEEYYKLGARFAKWRAVINIGDDIPSGTCIDSNAHALARYAALCQEQGLVPMVEPEVIMDGSHDIETCYEVTEVTLRSLFASLYEHNVMLEGTILKASMILPGTTSGEKASVEDVAAATLQCLKSTVPATLPGIVFLSGGQADEDATAHLNAMNQMGPNPWPLSFSYGRAMQQAALKLWSQDLINNFAKAQQTVYERARDNGLAALGQWKQAA; translated from the coding sequence ATGAGCATCGAACAGCTTGCCGAAACCGCCCAGGCCATGGTGGCCCCGGGCAAGGGAATCATCGCCATCGATGAGTCCACCAGCACCATTGCCAAGCGCTTCGCAGGCGTCGGCATCGAGAACACCGAAGAGAATCGCCGCGCCTACCGCGAGCTGCTGCTGGCCACGCCCAAGCTGAACGACTACATCTCCGGCGCGATCCTGTTCGACGAGACCATCCGACAGTCGACCAAGAGCGGCATCCCGTTCGCCCAGTACATGTCCGACAACGGCATGATCCCGGGCATCAAGGTCGACAAGGGCACTCATGCGCTGGCCGGCTTCCCGGGCGAAGTCGTCACCGAAGGCCTCGATGGCCTGCGTGCGCGCCTGGAGGAGTACTACAAGCTCGGCGCCCGTTTCGCCAAGTGGCGCGCGGTGATCAACATCGGTGACGACATCCCGTCGGGTACCTGCATCGACTCCAATGCCCATGCGCTGGCCCGCTACGCGGCGCTGTGCCAGGAGCAGGGTCTGGTGCCGATGGTCGAGCCGGAAGTGATCATGGACGGTTCGCACGACATCGAGACCTGCTACGAGGTCACCGAGGTCACGCTGCGTTCGCTGTTCGCTTCTCTGTACGAGCACAACGTGATGCTGGAAGGCACGATCCTGAAGGCTTCGATGATCCTGCCGGGCACCACCAGCGGCGAGAAGGCCAGCGTCGAGGACGTCGCCGCGGCGACCCTGCAGTGCCTGAAGTCGACCGTGCCGGCGACCCTGCCGGGCATCGTGTTCCTGTCCGGTGGCCAGGCCGACGAGGACGCCACCGCGCACCTCAACGCCATGAACCAGATGGGTCCGAACCCGTGGCCGCTGTCGTTCTCCTACGGCCGCGCCATGCAGCAGGCGGCCCTGAAGCTGTGGTCGCAGGACCTGATCAACAACTTCGCCAAGGCCCAGCAGACGGTGTACGAGCGCGCTCGTGACAACGGCCTCGCCGCGCTTGGCCAGTGGAAGCAGGCCGCGTAA
- the napE gene encoding periplasmic nitrate reductase, NapE protein has translation MGQPDHAVIKRRERIAFLLLTAVVFPLVTVMIVAGYGFLVWIWQMFAGPPTGH, from the coding sequence ATGGGCCAGCCAGACCACGCGGTCATCAAACGGCGCGAACGCATCGCCTTCCTGCTGCTGACCGCGGTCGTATTCCCGCTGGTGACGGTGATGATCGTCGCCGGCTACGGTTTCCTGGTCTGGATCTGGCAGATGTTCGCCGGCCCGCCGACGGGCCACTGA
- a CDS encoding M14 family zinc carboxypeptidase, translating to MRPGLAALLLWSAAASGAGAVGKDDQLLFVSVQYGNRAQLQYLAARFQHVSVDEHARTAAFEATYDEYLALRRAGVDARVDEVATERMREVDEALLQSGQVRTEAIPGFACYRTIEETYDTMQQIARDRPDLARVVDIGPSWLRSRDPAAGYPMKVLVLGNSATDASIANKPSMVLLGSIHAREYTPAEVLTRFAQWLVDGYGSNAEATWLLDTYRFHFVLQGNPDGRKRAEAGASWRKNVNTSNGSCTASNYGIDLNRNFPFRWNGAAGGSSGNPCAGTYRGPQQGSEPETQNLLRYIAGVADAGGTWRGGVFPDRRGDAATAAAPQDYRGLFVDLHSYSRLVLWPWAYSSTATANATALRTLGRRIAWHNGYAPKQWVGLYVADGTNTDTMYGLLGVPSYTIEMGVAFFESCATFESTTLPKNLAALRYAARNLTAPYVYPTGPDTLAVAVSPASVSAGQAVTVTATIDDGRSNQSNGAEPVHAIRAASAYLDQRPWTAGATRVAMQPSDGTWDTSRESVRAVVNTQGLAPGRHVVFVRGSDAGGSVGTPDAAYFTVIAD from the coding sequence ATGCGCCCGGGACTCGCTGCGCTGTTGTTATGGTCGGCCGCCGCAAGTGGCGCGGGCGCGGTCGGCAAAGATGATCAGCTGCTCTTCGTCAGCGTCCAGTATGGGAACCGTGCCCAGCTGCAATACCTGGCGGCACGTTTCCAGCACGTGAGCGTTGACGAGCACGCCCGAACCGCCGCGTTCGAGGCGACCTACGACGAGTACCTTGCGCTGCGCAGGGCTGGTGTCGATGCCCGCGTCGACGAGGTCGCCACCGAACGCATGCGCGAAGTGGATGAAGCGCTGCTGCAATCCGGGCAGGTGCGCACCGAGGCGATCCCCGGGTTCGCCTGCTACCGCACCATCGAGGAAACCTACGACACAATGCAGCAGATCGCGCGAGACCGGCCGGATCTGGCGCGGGTCGTGGACATCGGTCCGAGCTGGCTGCGCAGTCGCGATCCGGCGGCGGGCTACCCGATGAAGGTGCTGGTGCTCGGAAACAGCGCCACCGACGCCAGCATTGCCAACAAGCCGAGCATGGTGCTGCTGGGCTCCATCCATGCGCGCGAGTACACGCCTGCTGAGGTGCTGACCCGCTTCGCGCAATGGCTGGTCGACGGGTACGGCAGCAACGCCGAGGCGACGTGGTTGCTGGATACGTACCGCTTCCACTTCGTGTTGCAGGGCAATCCGGACGGGCGCAAGCGCGCCGAGGCTGGCGCCTCGTGGCGCAAGAACGTCAACACCAGCAACGGTTCGTGCACCGCCAGCAACTACGGCATCGACCTCAACCGCAATTTCCCGTTTCGCTGGAACGGCGCCGCCGGTGGCTCCAGCGGCAATCCGTGCGCGGGCACTTATCGCGGTCCGCAGCAGGGTTCGGAGCCGGAAACGCAGAACCTGCTGCGCTACATCGCCGGTGTCGCCGATGCCGGCGGCACCTGGCGCGGCGGCGTGTTCCCCGATCGCCGTGGCGATGCCGCCACGGCCGCGGCACCGCAGGACTATCGCGGTCTGTTCGTCGACCTGCACAGCTACTCGCGCCTGGTGCTGTGGCCTTGGGCGTACTCCTCCACGGCGACCGCGAACGCGACGGCGCTGCGCACGCTCGGCCGCCGGATTGCCTGGCACAACGGTTATGCGCCGAAGCAGTGGGTCGGGCTGTATGTCGCCGACGGCACCAACACCGACACGATGTACGGCCTGCTCGGCGTGCCCAGCTACACGATCGAGATGGGCGTGGCGTTCTTCGAGAGCTGCGCGACGTTCGAGTCCACCACGCTGCCGAAGAACCTGGCGGCATTGCGCTACGCCGCGCGCAACCTGACCGCGCCTTACGTCTATCCGACCGGGCCCGACACGCTGGCGGTGGCGGTATCGCCGGCGAGCGTCAGCGCCGGCCAGGCAGTGACCGTGACCGCCACGATCGACGACGGCCGCAGCAACCAGAGCAACGGTGCCGAGCCGGTGCACGCGATCCGCGCCGCTTCGGCCTACCTCGACCAGCGTCCCTGGACCGCCGGTGCGACCAGGGTCGCGATGCAGCCCAGCGACGGCACTTGGGACACCAGCCGCGAGAGCGTTCGCGCGGTGGTCAACACGCAGGGCCTGGCGCCAGGCCGCCATGTCGTCTTCGTCCGCGGCAGCGACGCCGGTGGCAGCGTCGGCACGCCGGATGCGGCGTATTTCACGGTAATCGCCGACTAG
- the pyk gene encoding pyruvate kinase yields MTTTQRRTKILATLGPATDPPGVLDALLTAGVDVVRLNFSHGDPSSQVARAEAVREAAKRVGVEVGILADLPGPKIRIERFAEGKVLLKAGDRFDLVASADAPPGNLREVGVSYLGLPDDVRPGDVLLLDDGLLQLRVGAIEGERIITTVLNDGALSDRKGLNKQGGGLSLGALTERDKELILVAAELGADFIAVSFCRNAEDMNEARRIARAAGCDAALVSKIERAEAIENLSEIVDASDVVMVARGDLGVEIGDAELPGLQKKIIREALERNRVVITATQMLQSMVDSPIPTRAEVLDVANAVIDGTDAVMLSQESAAGRYPVKAVEAMARICLGAERQFNRDTDFEAAPRNLERADQAIAMAAMFLSEHIGVRAIVAMTESGGTARFLSRFRSQVPIFAMSRHDGARRRMTMMRDVVAYAFDSRGLSSRDAARSAIKELYDQDRLSVGDRVMFTSGDHMEQHGATNTLRLLQVGADGTAEGLGEL; encoded by the coding sequence ATGACGACCACCCAGCGCCGCACCAAGATCCTCGCCACCCTCGGCCCGGCCACTGATCCGCCGGGCGTCCTCGACGCACTGCTCACTGCCGGCGTCGACGTAGTCCGACTCAATTTCTCGCACGGCGATCCGTCCTCGCAGGTCGCCCGCGCCGAAGCCGTGCGCGAAGCGGCCAAACGTGTCGGCGTGGAAGTCGGCATCCTCGCCGACCTGCCCGGTCCGAAGATCCGCATCGAGCGATTCGCCGAAGGCAAGGTCCTGCTCAAGGCCGGCGACCGCTTCGACCTGGTCGCCAGCGCCGATGCGCCTCCCGGCAACCTGCGCGAGGTCGGCGTGAGCTACCTCGGCCTGCCCGACGACGTGCGCCCCGGCGACGTCCTGCTGCTCGACGATGGCCTGCTGCAGCTGCGCGTCGGAGCGATCGAAGGCGAGCGCATCATCACCACCGTCCTCAACGACGGCGCACTGTCGGACCGCAAGGGCCTCAACAAGCAGGGCGGCGGCCTGTCGCTGGGCGCGCTGACCGAGCGCGACAAGGAACTGATCCTGGTCGCGGCCGAACTGGGCGCAGACTTCATCGCGGTGTCGTTCTGCCGCAACGCCGAAGACATGAACGAGGCGCGCCGCATTGCCCGCGCCGCCGGCTGCGACGCCGCACTGGTGTCGAAGATCGAGCGTGCCGAGGCGATCGAGAACCTGTCGGAGATCGTCGACGCCAGCGACGTGGTCATGGTCGCGCGCGGCGACCTGGGCGTGGAGATCGGCGATGCCGAGCTGCCCGGCCTGCAGAAGAAGATCATTCGCGAGGCGCTCGAGCGCAATCGCGTGGTGATCACCGCCACGCAGATGCTGCAATCGATGGTCGACAGCCCGATCCCGACCCGCGCCGAAGTGCTCGACGTCGCCAACGCCGTGATCGACGGTACCGACGCGGTCATGCTGTCGCAGGAATCGGCCGCCGGCCGCTATCCGGTGAAGGCGGTCGAGGCGATGGCGCGCATCTGCCTGGGTGCCGAACGCCAGTTCAACCGCGACACCGATTTCGAGGCCGCCCCGCGCAACCTCGAGCGTGCCGACCAGGCGATCGCGATGGCGGCCATGTTCCTGTCCGAGCACATCGGCGTGCGCGCGATCGTGGCGATGACCGAATCGGGCGGTACCGCGCGCTTCCTGTCGCGCTTCCGCTCGCAGGTGCCGATCTTCGCGATGTCGCGCCACGACGGCGCGCGTCGTCGCATGACGATGATGCGCGATGTCGTCGCCTATGCCTTCGACAGCCGTGGCCTGAGTTCGCGTGACGCCGCGCGCAGCGCGATCAAGGAACTGTACGACCAGGACCGTCTCAGCGTCGGTGACCGGGTGATGTTCACCAGCGGCGACCACATGGAACAGCACGGCGCGACCAACACGCTGCGCCTGTTGCAGGTCGGTGCGGACGGCACCGCCGAAGGCCTGGGCGAACTCTAG
- the napF gene encoding ferredoxin-type protein NapF — MSAVPDRSRRALLLGRSQARAPLRPPWALAEADFVEACTGCGACIERCPEQVLVRGAAGYAVFDPRLGECTFCGDCADACEPRAINRAAVDVPWRTLASAGDACLPRHGVVCSSCRDACPERAIAFPLSTSVPTPVIDPARCTGCGACVSVCPVDALTLMQQEQA, encoded by the coding sequence ATGTCCGCCGTGCCGGATCGCTCACGTCGCGCGCTGCTGCTGGGCCGCAGCCAGGCCCGCGCGCCGCTGCGCCCGCCGTGGGCGTTGGCCGAAGCCGACTTCGTCGAGGCCTGCACCGGCTGCGGCGCCTGCATCGAGCGCTGCCCCGAGCAGGTGCTCGTGCGCGGTGCCGCCGGCTACGCCGTGTTCGACCCGCGCCTGGGTGAGTGCACCTTCTGCGGCGATTGCGCCGACGCGTGCGAGCCGAGGGCGATCAATCGCGCCGCTGTCGACGTCCCCTGGCGCACGCTGGCCAGCGCCGGCGACGCCTGCCTGCCGCGCCATGGCGTGGTCTGTTCGAGCTGCCGCGATGCCTGCCCGGAGCGGGCGATCGCGTTCCCCCTTTCGACTTCCGTGCCGACGCCCGTCATCGACCCCGCGCGCTGCACCGGCTGCGGTGCCTGCGTGAGCGTGTGTCCGGTCGACGCTCTGACACTGATGCAGCAGGAGCAGGCATGA
- a CDS encoding phosphoglycerate kinase, with translation MSILRMSDLDLAGKRVLIREDLNVPIDDGRITSEQRITAAVPTMKLALEKGAAVMVTSHLGRPKEGVWSEADSLAPVARRLSELLGIDVPLVKDWVDGVDVAPGQLVLLENCRMNVGEGKDDEALSKKYAALCDVYVMDAFGTAHRAQASTHGAIRFAKVAAGGPLLMAELDALAKALDNPARPLLAIVAGSKVSTKLELLSSLVSKVDQLIVGGGIANTFIAAMGHGVGKSLVENDLIDTAKKIMADAKARGADIPVPTDVVVAPAFAADAPATVKAVDAVGADDMILDIGPDTAARYAELIKAAGTVVWNGPVGVFEFDAFGKGTQTLARAIASSKAFSIAGGGDTLAAVDKYGIEQDVSYISTGGGAFLEFLEGKELPAVTALKARG, from the coding sequence ATGTCCATCCTCCGCATGTCCGACCTCGACCTCGCCGGCAAGCGCGTGCTGATCCGCGAAGACCTCAACGTGCCGATCGACGACGGTCGCATCACCTCCGAACAGCGCATCACCGCCGCCGTGCCGACGATGAAGCTGGCGCTGGAGAAAGGCGCGGCGGTGATGGTCACCTCGCACCTGGGGCGGCCGAAGGAAGGCGTGTGGAGCGAGGCCGATTCGCTGGCGCCGGTCGCCAGGCGCCTGTCGGAGCTGCTCGGCATCGACGTGCCGCTGGTCAAGGACTGGGTTGACGGCGTCGATGTCGCACCGGGTCAGTTGGTGCTGCTCGAGAACTGCCGCATGAATGTCGGCGAAGGCAAGGACGACGAAGCGCTGTCGAAGAAGTACGCGGCGCTGTGCGACGTCTACGTCATGGACGCCTTTGGCACCGCCCACCGCGCGCAGGCGTCCACGCACGGCGCGATCCGCTTCGCCAAGGTCGCCGCCGGCGGTCCGCTGCTGATGGCCGAACTCGATGCGCTGGCCAAGGCGCTCGACAACCCGGCGCGTCCGCTGCTGGCGATCGTCGCCGGCTCGAAGGTCTCGACCAAGCTTGAACTGCTGTCGTCGCTGGTCAGCAAGGTCGACCAGCTGATCGTCGGCGGCGGCATCGCCAACACCTTCATCGCCGCGATGGGCCACGGCGTCGGCAAGTCGCTGGTCGAGAACGACCTGATCGACACCGCGAAGAAGATCATGGCCGACGCCAAGGCCCGCGGCGCCGACATCCCGGTGCCGACCGATGTCGTGGTCGCGCCGGCCTTCGCCGCCGATGCGCCGGCCACGGTCAAGGCCGTCGATGCCGTCGGCGCCGACGACATGATCCTCGACATCGGCCCGGACACCGCGGCGCGTTATGCCGAGCTGATCAAGGCCGCCGGCACCGTGGTCTGGAACGGCCCGGTCGGCGTGTTCGAGTTCGATGCGTTCGGCAAGGGTACGCAAACCCTGGCGCGTGCGATTGCGTCCAGCAAGGCGTTTTCGATCGCCGGCGGCGGCGACACCCTGGCCGCGGTCGACAAGTACGGCATCGAGCAGGACGTGTCCTACATCTCCACCGGCGGCGGCGCCTTCCTCGAGTTTCTCGAAGGCAAGGAACTGCCGGCCGTGACCGCGCTCAAGGCGCGCGGCTGA
- a CDS encoding chaperone NapD, with translation MSSDTSANEVHIASFVVQHRDEAAAALATWIAASDDMELARSEGTRSIVLCECADQYALLDRIEALRSVPGVLNVLLVYHHAEPGDALDAPMPTLTVTGVAP, from the coding sequence ATGAGCAGCGATACCAGCGCCAACGAAGTCCACATCGCCAGCTTCGTCGTCCAGCACCGTGACGAGGCCGCGGCCGCTCTCGCGACCTGGATAGCCGCCAGCGACGACATGGAGCTGGCGCGCAGCGAGGGCACGCGCAGCATCGTGCTGTGCGAATGCGCCGACCAGTACGCGCTGCTCGATCGCATCGAGGCCCTGCGCTCCGTCCCGGGCGTGCTCAACGTGCTGCTGGTCTACCACCACGCCGAACCGGGCGATGCGCTCGACGCGCCCATGCCCACACTTACCGTCACCGGAGTCGCGCCATGA
- a CDS encoding HAD hydrolase-like protein has product MATVFFDMDGTLIDSAVGITRCVEHALVKMGLPVPPQSELRRWIGPALRTSFGPLLDDPQDVEQAVLHYRDRFESDGWAEHEVYAGIGETIEALHAAGHRLAVVTAKNEPHARKIAAHLPFGHRFDDIVGATLDGRISHKDQLIAEALRRFDVAAGECWMIGDRRMDIEGARHHGMRNVGVLWGFGGEAELREAGALHLAAAPGELQGLLAA; this is encoded by the coding sequence ATGGCCACGGTGTTCTTCGACATGGACGGCACGCTGATCGACTCGGCCGTCGGCATCACCCGCTGCGTCGAGCATGCACTGGTGAAGATGGGCCTGCCGGTGCCGCCGCAGTCGGAACTGCGGCGCTGGATAGGTCCGGCGCTGCGCACCAGCTTTGGTCCGCTGCTCGACGATCCGCAGGACGTCGAGCAGGCGGTGCTGCACTACCGCGACCGCTTCGAGAGCGACGGCTGGGCCGAGCACGAGGTCTATGCCGGCATCGGCGAGACGATCGAGGCGCTGCATGCGGCCGGGCATCGGCTGGCGGTGGTCACCGCCAAGAACGAGCCGCACGCACGCAAGATCGCCGCGCACCTGCCGTTCGGGCATCGCTTCGACGACATCGTCGGCGCGACCCTGGACGGTCGCATCAGCCACAAGGACCAGTTGATCGCCGAAGCGTTGCGGCGCTTCGACGTTGCCGCCGGCGAGTGCTGGATGATCGGCGACCGGCGCATGGACATCGAAGGCGCGCGTCATCACGGCATGCGCAATGTCGGCGTGCTGTGGGGTTTTGGTGGCGAGGCGGAACTGCGCGAGGCCGGGGCGCTGCACCTGGCGGCTGCGCCCGGGGAGCTGCAGGGGCTGCTGGCGGCCTGA